A window of the Flexibacter flexilis DSM 6793 genome harbors these coding sequences:
- a CDS encoding DUF3784 domain-containing protein produces MIMATLGFLVKSNPNLIAGYNTMSEEEKKNVDIIGLSAFMRNGLISIGLLNIIGYYLFKWCGFLLIANLMPFIVGIVGVTILVINAQKFHNENILKSKQINVIIYLVLGFVFLCGVALTIYGIRSPKVIISKQFVQFSGMYGVHIKISEIDNIELVDTLPEIQTQTSGFSLGTVKNGFFDIKTFGTSRLIIQSENPPYLIISKGNAPKIIINFKEKSETESAYIKIKTLIENK; encoded by the coding sequence TTGATTATGGCGACGCTTGGGTTTTTAGTTAAATCTAATCCTAATTTAATCGCTGGATATAACACGATGTCCGAAGAAGAAAAGAAAAATGTCGACATTATAGGTTTGTCAGCTTTTATGCGAAATGGACTTATCTCTATAGGTCTGTTAAATATAATCGGATATTATTTATTTAAATGGTGTGGTTTTTTATTGATTGCTAATTTAATGCCATTTATTGTGGGCATAGTTGGCGTAACAATTTTAGTAATCAATGCTCAGAAGTTTCACAATGAGAATATTTTAAAAAGTAAACAAATAAATGTAATAATATACCTTGTGCTTGGATTCGTATTTTTATGTGGAGTTGCACTAACAATTTATGGAATTAGGTCTCCAAAGGTGATTATTAGCAAACAGTTTGTTCAATTTTCGGGAATGTATGGAGTACATATTAAAATTTCTGAAATAGATAATATTGAACTCGTAGATACCCTTCCTGAAATACAAACGCAGACAAGTGGTTTTAGTTTAGGAACTGTTAAGAATGGGTTTTTTGATATTAAAACATTCGGTACAAGTAGATTGATTATTCAGTCAGAAAATCCTCCATATTTAATTATTTCAAAAGGAAATGCACCGAAAATAATAATTAATTTCAAAGAAAAATCCGAAACGGAATCGGCATATATTAAGATTAAAACATTAATAGAAAATAAATAA
- the pnp gene encoding polyribonucleotide nucleotidyltransferase, whose product MYPNVITKTITLQDGRTITIETGKLAKQADGSVVVRMGNTMLLATVVANKDAKPGVDFMPLSVDYQEKFAAAGRIPGGFLKREGRLSDSEILVSRLVDRVLRPLFPDDFHADTQVNIYMISADTEVMQDSLAGLAAAAALAVSDIPFNGPISEVRVAKIDGKLVINPSPADMPRATIDMIVGGTAKDILMVEGEMSEVSEEEMLEAIALAHENIKDHCRVLKELEAEVGKTEKRIYLHEVNDEGLKATLRHALYDKVYAVAAQGNANKQVRKENFGAVLSEYLLSLHETPSDEQLTLIKRYYHDIEKEAVRNMVMDTKTRLDARRTDEIRPIWSEVDYLPGAHGSSVFTRGETQSLTSVTLGTKIDEQMLDSAMRLSYSKFMLHYNFPGFSTGEVKPNRAPGRREVGHGNLAFRALKKVLPPEADNPYTIRIVSDILESNGSSSMATVCAGTLALMDAGIQISSPVSGIAMGLITDTTTGRYAILSDILGDEDHLGDMDFKVTGTSKGITACQMDLKVDGLPYEVMKEALEQARKGRLHILGEMQKTIAAPRPDLKPHAPRSVVVRIEKDQIGAVIGPGGKVVQEIQRTTGAILVIEEVAEGGLVNIFAVNQEIMDKAVKWVKGIVAVPEVGEVYEGKVKGIQTFGAFIEFMPGKEGLLHISEIKWERLESMDGVLNVGDIVKVKLIEVDKKTGKYRLSAKALTPRPAKS is encoded by the coding sequence ATGTATCCAAATGTAATTACAAAGACCATCACTTTGCAAGATGGTCGCACGATTACGATTGAAACGGGCAAATTGGCTAAACAAGCCGACGGTTCAGTAGTAGTTCGCATGGGCAATACCATGTTGTTGGCCACGGTGGTCGCCAACAAAGACGCGAAACCTGGTGTAGATTTTATGCCTCTTTCGGTTGATTATCAAGAAAAATTTGCGGCGGCTGGCCGTATCCCTGGTGGTTTCTTGAAACGCGAAGGCCGCTTATCTGATTCCGAAATTTTGGTTTCGCGCTTAGTGGACAGAGTGTTACGTCCTCTTTTTCCAGACGATTTCCACGCCGACACACAAGTAAACATCTACATGATTTCGGCTGACACTGAAGTAATGCAAGATTCGCTTGCAGGCTTGGCCGCAGCAGCTGCATTAGCCGTTTCGGATATTCCGTTCAATGGCCCAATTTCGGAAGTAAGAGTAGCCAAAATTGATGGCAAATTGGTTATTAACCCAAGTCCTGCCGATATGCCACGTGCCACTATTGATATGATTGTGGGTGGTACAGCCAAAGATATTTTGATGGTAGAAGGCGAAATGAGCGAAGTGAGCGAAGAAGAAATGCTCGAAGCTATTGCGCTTGCACACGAAAACATCAAAGACCATTGCCGCGTACTGAAAGAATTGGAAGCGGAAGTGGGCAAAACAGAAAAACGCATTTACCTACACGAAGTAAATGACGAAGGTCTAAAAGCAACATTGCGCCACGCACTTTACGACAAAGTGTATGCCGTAGCCGCACAAGGCAACGCCAACAAACAAGTGCGTAAAGAAAATTTTGGTGCTGTGCTTAGCGAATATTTGTTGTCGTTGCACGAAACGCCTTCAGATGAGCAACTTACATTGATTAAAAGATATTACCACGACATCGAAAAAGAAGCCGTGCGTAATATGGTAATGGATACAAAAACGCGTTTGGATGCTCGTCGCACAGACGAAATTCGTCCTATCTGGTCGGAAGTAGATTACTTGCCAGGCGCACACGGTTCGTCCGTCTTCACACGTGGCGAAACCCAATCACTTACCAGCGTAACATTAGGTACTAAAATTGACGAGCAAATGCTTGACAGTGCTATGCGCCTGAGTTACAGCAAATTCATGTTGCACTACAACTTCCCAGGTTTCTCGACGGGTGAAGTAAAACCAAACCGCGCACCAGGTCGTAGAGAAGTGGGTCACGGCAATTTGGCTTTCCGTGCCTTGAAAAAAGTATTACCTCCAGAGGCTGACAATCCTTATACAATCCGTATCGTTTCCGATATTTTGGAATCAAATGGTTCTTCTTCGATGGCGACGGTTTGCGCGGGTACATTGGCACTCATGGACGCAGGTATTCAAATCAGCTCACCAGTATCAGGTATTGCAATGGGCTTGATTACGGACACAACTACTGGCCGCTACGCGATTCTTTCGGATATTTTGGGCGACGAAGACCACTTGGGCGACATGGACTTTAAAGTTACAGGCACAAGCAAAGGTATTACCGCTTGTCAAATGGATTTGAAAGTAGATGGTTTGCCTTATGAGGTAATGAAAGAAGCCTTAGAGCAAGCACGCAAAGGCCGTTTGCACATTTTGGGCGAAATGCAAAAAACGATTGCAGCACCTCGTCCAGACCTCAAGCCACACGCGCCTCGCTCGGTGGTGGTTCGTATCGAGAAAGACCAAATAGGCGCGGTAATCGGGCCAGGTGGCAAAGTGGTACAAGAAATCCAACGTACAACAGGTGCTATTTTGGTAATCGAAGAAGTAGCTGAAGGCGGTTTGGTAAACATTTTTGCCGTAAACCAAGAAATCATGGACAAAGCCGTGAAATGGGTGAAAGGCATTGTGGCAGTACCAGAAGTTGGCGAAGTGTATGAAGGCAAAGTAAAAGGTATCCAAACTTTTGGTGCATTCATCGAATTTATGCCAGGCAAAGAAGGTTTGTTGCACATTTCTGAAATCAAATGGGAAAGACTTGAGTCGATGGACGGCGTGCTTAACGTTGGCGACATCGTGAAAGTAAAACTCATCGAAGTTGATAAGAAAACAGGCAAATATCGTCTTTCGGCTAAAGCACTAACCCCAAGACCTGCCAAATCATAA
- the rpsO gene encoding 30S ribosomal protein S15: protein MTPEKKQELFAQFGYNKSAVDTGSPESQIALFTTRINHLTEHLKVHKKDFASRLGLLKLVGKRRRLLDYLYDNDIARYRDVIAKLGIRK, encoded by the coding sequence ATGACACCTGAAAAAAAACAAGAGCTTTTCGCTCAATTCGGATATAACAAGTCGGCAGTCGACACAGGTTCTCCAGAATCTCAAATTGCGTTGTTCACTACACGCATCAACCACCTTACAGAACACCTAAAAGTGCACAAGAAAGATTTCGCGAGCCGTTTGGGTCTTCTTAAATTGGTAGGTAAACGTCGTCGTTTGCTTGACTACTTGTACGATAACGACATCGCAAGATACCGCGACGTTATTGCCAAGTTGGGTATTAGAAAATAA
- the rplT gene encoding 50S ribosomal protein L20, with product MPRSVNAVASRARRKKILKAARGYFGRRKNVWTVAKNAVEKGWGYAYRDRKQKKRNFRSLWIQRINAGARQYGLSYSQFMGLVGKSEIALNRKVLADLAMNHPEAFKAVVERVK from the coding sequence ATGCCAAGGTCAGTCAATGCCGTTGCTTCAAGAGCAAGAAGAAAGAAAATATTGAAAGCCGCTCGCGGTTATTTCGGAAGAAGAAAAAATGTTTGGACGGTTGCTAAAAACGCCGTAGAAAAAGGTTGGGGTTACGCATACCGCGACAGAAAACAAAAGAAAAGAAATTTCAGAAGCCTTTGGATTCAGCGTATCAACGCAGGTGCTCGTCAGTATGGTTTGTCATACTCACAGTTCATGGGCTTAGTAGGCAAATCAGAAATCGCGCTTAACCGCAAAGTTTTAGCTGATTTGGCCATGAACCACCCAGAAGCGTTCAAAGCAGTAGTAGAAAGAGTAAAGTAA
- the rpmI gene encoding 50S ribosomal protein L35, with product MPKIKTKSGAKKRFSLTGTGKVKRKHAFKSHILTKKSTKRKRGLTHTGLVSAADEARVKLMLGI from the coding sequence ATGCCTAAAATCAAGACCAAGTCTGGGGCTAAAAAACGTTTTTCACTCACTGGCACTGGCAAAGTGAAAAGAAAACATGCTTTCAAAAGCCACATTTTGACTAAAAAATCAACAAAAAGAAAACGCGGCCTAACGCACACAGGTTTAGTATCTGCTGCTGATGAGGCAAGAGTAAAATTGATGTTGGGCATCTAA
- the infC gene encoding translation initiation factor IF-3 produces the protein MEEPYKINDKIRAPRVRLAGDNVEQGIFTVQEALAMAQAQQLDLVEIAPNAEPPVCKIVDYSKFKYEQKKKQKELKAKAHKVIVKEIRFGPNTDDHDYEFKLKHAVNFLKEGSKIKAYVQFVGRAIVFKERGEVLLLKFAQALEEHAKVDQLPKLEGKRMILLLSPKPKK, from the coding sequence GTGGAGGAGCCATACAAAATCAACGACAAAATACGCGCACCTCGCGTAAGGCTTGCTGGCGATAACGTAGAGCAAGGTATCTTTACCGTTCAGGAGGCTTTGGCCATGGCTCAAGCTCAACAACTGGACTTGGTGGAAATTGCCCCTAACGCAGAACCGCCTGTTTGCAAAATTGTTGATTATTCTAAGTTCAAATACGAACAAAAGAAAAAGCAAAAAGAGCTAAAAGCAAAGGCTCATAAAGTGATAGTGAAAGAAATCCGTTTTGGACCCAACACTGACGACCACGATTATGAGTTTAAGCTCAAGCACGCCGTTAACTTCTTGAAGGAAGGCTCAAAAATTAAGGCTTATGTGCAATTTGTAGGCCGTGCAATTGTGTTCAAAGAGCGTGGCGAAGTGTTGTTGCTCAAATTTGCGCAAGCCCTCGAAGAGCATGCGAAAGTTGACCAATTGCCAAAATTGGAAGGAAAGCGTATGATTTTGTTGCTTTCGCCGAAACCGAAGAAATAA
- a CDS encoding CPBP family intramembrane glutamic endopeptidase — translation MQKAAWIYTLLAFGITWGIVLALYGLYLRSVITLAELNLYYTAGAAGPAVAAIVCVRVFYGATGWQKFTSQFSFRHIDPKCWLIIFSPLLLFGLGMLFYPLLKGHWYSFGAFLETQKLYTASAVAAWLLPYIVYAILEEIGWRGFLLSHLQTRCNAFQSARWLTLIWGLWHAPFFLFRFQFSPFIAFGFFFSLFVGTVILSHLYNQTRGSVLATMLFHLANNLASCFDKEIVVAFTSTGFVLLAIWIFRKYKGQDLSEQPRVQNDIFV, via the coding sequence ATGCAAAAAGCAGCTTGGATTTATACGCTTCTGGCCTTCGGGATTACGTGGGGCATCGTGTTGGCACTGTACGGCCTTTATCTTCGGTCGGTCATTACGCTGGCCGAACTAAATTTGTACTACACGGCAGGTGCGGCAGGTCCTGCGGTGGCGGCCATCGTTTGTGTACGTGTGTTTTATGGGGCAACAGGTTGGCAAAAATTCACCAGTCAATTTTCATTCCGACACATTGACCCGAAATGCTGGCTTATCATCTTCTCCCCGCTGCTGTTATTTGGCTTGGGAATGCTTTTTTATCCGCTGCTCAAAGGGCATTGGTATTCTTTCGGGGCATTTTTGGAAACACAAAAACTTTATACAGCGTCGGCCGTGGCCGCGTGGCTGTTGCCATATATCGTGTACGCAATTTTGGAAGAAATCGGCTGGCGCGGTTTTTTGTTGTCGCACTTACAAACTCGCTGCAATGCCTTTCAGTCTGCCCGATGGCTTACGCTGATTTGGGGACTTTGGCACGCGCCTTTTTTTCTGTTTCGCTTCCAATTTTCGCCCTTTATCGCCTTCGGCTTTTTCTTTAGTTTGTTTGTCGGAACGGTCATTTTGAGCCATTTGTACAACCAAACGCGCGGATCGGTGCTGGCCACGATGTTATTTCACTTGGCTAACAATTTGGCTTCTTGTTTTGATAAAGAAATTGTGGTGGCGTTCACGAGTACGGGCTTTGTGCTGCTGGCCATCTGGATTTTCAGAAAATACAAAGGCCAAGACCTAAGCGAGCAGCCTCGCGTACAAAACGACATTTTTGTATAA
- a CDS encoding bifunctional nuclease family protein — protein MEKIKLAILGLSSSQSHSGSFALLLGEENGNRRLPIVIGMFEAQAIAIEMEQIAPNRPMTHDLFRAFADEFHYRVSEILISDLSEGIFYAKIICSDGIRTAQIDARPSDAIAIGLRFKAPIYTFENILSEAGIVINEADEPRPSSGPSSSTPSPAAPVETPKAEPPAAPKSWQERLKDTSSEQLQAMLETALSNEDYEKAAIIRDELNRRN, from the coding sequence GTGGAGAAAATAAAATTAGCCATCTTAGGGCTGTCGTCGAGCCAATCGCATTCGGGTTCTTTTGCCTTGTTATTGGGCGAAGAAAACGGCAACCGCCGTTTACCCATCGTGATTGGAATGTTTGAAGCGCAAGCCATTGCCATCGAAATGGAACAAATCGCGCCCAATCGCCCAATGACTCATGATTTATTTAGGGCTTTTGCCGACGAGTTTCATTACCGAGTATCCGAAATTTTGATTTCAGACCTGAGCGAAGGCATTTTTTATGCTAAAATTATTTGCTCCGACGGCATCCGCACCGCTCAAATAGACGCTCGTCCGTCAGACGCTATTGCCATTGGTTTGCGTTTTAAAGCTCCTATTTATACGTTCGAAAATATTTTGTCGGAAGCGGGCATCGTCATCAACGAAGCCGACGAACCTCGCCCTTCTTCGGGGCCGAGCAGTTCCACGCCAAGCCCTGCCGCACCCGTAGAAACCCCAAAAGCAGAGCCGCCAGCCGCCCCAAAATCTTGGCAAGAACGCCTGAAAGACACTTCGTCCGAACAGCTACAAGCCATGCTCGAAACGGCACTTTCCAACGAAGACTACGAAAAAGCCGCCATCATCCGCGACGAGTTGAATCGCAGAAACTAA
- a CDS encoding PorP/SprF family type IX secretion system membrane protein, whose protein sequence is MKKNILFVLSVLFCAFNTQAQFYHFTQYPSLQPFFNPASDNNSYESRFKSFYRTQWNKLGDPYKSYGVSYYRGFQHYQFGFMGVNNQVSKGINEIQIGLSQGFNMHIDHNNLVTVSGKLSVLQRKLSDGSLSYANQFDKLTNTYDPSLPSGETGITNDKITKPTLALGAYWRHDGEESTMYSSLSFANLNRPYQNFTAEQSRMYVRMAAQMGVNFRFGESMYIDPNILYVRQKDSYILNVFFNTHHRLSENMVGSVGIGYRKDDAFLFATGLAYKDFVLGASYDINLSSLTTYTNGRGAFELTLCYRIKHRDPHIMAKDTSIELMEHQHKHIKHPVHHPSHHYQRKPVPTTDSIPNKPVAKQEPITPVAAVSQLVDSDKDGIADSLDQCPTVAGKLIHLGCPDNVSDRDKDGVPDDEDYCPDEFGAVAGRGCPLSKGKIWELFQKQGHLEDIFFDVNEVTLSPKYHQQLDTIAAHLSRYPFLTLVICGHSDKVGNRNYNMMLSKKRADAIEAYLERKGVKKNQLQFFYYGESRPKHLTGKEDAGNRRVELFYTE, encoded by the coding sequence ATGAAAAAAAATATACTTTTTGTATTGAGTGTGCTGTTTTGTGCGTTCAATACACAAGCACAATTTTATCATTTTACGCAATACCCCTCCTTACAGCCTTTTTTCAACCCAGCCTCCGACAACAACTCCTATGAATCGCGTTTTAAGTCGTTTTACCGCACACAATGGAACAAACTTGGCGACCCGTACAAAAGCTATGGCGTTTCGTATTACAGAGGTTTTCAGCATTATCAATTTGGTTTTATGGGCGTAAACAATCAAGTGAGCAAAGGCATAAACGAAATACAAATTGGTCTTAGTCAGGGATTTAACATGCACATTGACCACAACAATTTGGTAACTGTTTCGGGAAAATTGAGCGTTTTGCAACGCAAACTCTCCGACGGAAGTCTTTCGTATGCCAACCAATTCGACAAGCTCACCAACACCTACGACCCCTCTTTGCCTTCTGGCGAAACAGGTATTACCAATGATAAAATAACCAAACCAACCTTGGCTTTAGGGGCGTATTGGCGGCACGACGGCGAAGAATCTACCATGTACAGTAGTTTGTCTTTTGCCAACCTGAACCGCCCTTATCAAAATTTCACTGCCGAACAAAGCCGTATGTATGTGCGCATGGCGGCACAAATGGGCGTAAACTTTAGGTTTGGAGAAAGTATGTACATCGACCCTAACATTTTGTATGTAAGGCAAAAAGATTCGTATATCCTGAACGTTTTCTTTAACACGCACCACCGCCTAAGCGAAAACATGGTGGGTTCGGTGGGGATTGGCTACCGCAAAGACGATGCGTTTTTGTTTGCAACAGGGCTTGCCTACAAAGATTTTGTATTGGGCGCGTCTTATGACATCAATCTTTCTTCTCTGACCACTTACACCAACGGACGCGGCGCATTTGAACTTACTTTGTGCTACCGCATCAAGCACCGCGACCCGCACATTATGGCCAAAGACACTAGCATTGAGCTAATGGAGCACCAGCACAAACACATCAAACATCCAGTACATCACCCATCGCACCACTACCAACGCAAACCGGTTCCGACAACGGATTCTATCCCGAACAAGCCAGTAGCCAAACAAGAGCCAATAACACCTGTGGCGGCGGTTAGTCAGCTCGTGGACAGCGACAAAGACGGCATTGCCGACAGCTTAGACCAATGCCCAACGGTAGCAGGCAAACTCATCCATTTGGGTTGTCCAGACAATGTGTCGGATAGAGACAAAGATGGCGTACCAGACGATGAAGACTATTGTCCAGATGAATTTGGAGCAGTCGCAGGCCGAGGCTGCCCGTTATCTAAAGGCAAAATTTGGGAACTTTTCCAGAAACAAGGACACTTGGAAGATATTTTTTTTGATGTCAATGAAGTGACACTTTCGCCTAAATATCACCAACAACTGGATACCATTGCCGCGCATCTCAGCCGCTATCCGTTCCTTACGCTCGTGATTTGCGGACACAGCGACAAAGTCGGCAATCGCAATTACAACATGATGTTGAGCAAGAAACGCGCCGATGCCATCGAAGCCTACTTGGAACGCAAAGGCGTAAAGAAAAATCAATTGCAGTTTTTCTATTACGGCGAGTCGCGGCCTAAGCACCTGACAGGCAAAGAAGATGCAGGCAACCGCCGCGTAGAGTTGTTCTATACGGAGTAG
- a CDS encoding T9SS type B sorting domain-containing protein, whose protein sequence is MKKYYYGLLLLFCWQANAQTVSKFAGQDQKQGASDGALHSATFKFPAGIAADYAGNLYIADRKNHLIRKISGESVSTYAGNGSAGLKNGSALSASFNEPSDITVDTKGNLYVADLGNHCIRKISTDGTVSTFAGSGKQGTRDDVADSATFSMPFSLALEKTGNLIVSDFGSHLIRKVSPDGLVTTIAGQANVAGFQNGAGGGALFSHPCGLIVSTKTGLIYIADRDNNAIRRLYSDGAVNTLCGSPNLDTLLDGKLSAAGFLNPIDLAFDQNEHIYVVENGDSSGKGTYSYHVRKINMTKKRVGLYAGKRNTRGAEDGVGEEAAFWGIQGITYVKTDKSFYVTDANNQLIRQIKQPRWDYDVEALIDSIFIPSAFTPNGDNVNDTWGVESRFMDSLTMGVAIDIYNEWGQKVFYTRSKNERWNGKTGDAENPTGTYRYIINAWYEDKAATVKGIVNLIR, encoded by the coding sequence ATGAAAAAATACTATTACGGCTTATTACTGTTATTTTGCTGGCAAGCCAACGCCCAAACCGTGAGTAAATTTGCAGGCCAAGACCAAAAACAAGGCGCAAGTGATGGCGCATTGCATTCAGCCACCTTCAAATTTCCTGCGGGTATTGCCGCAGATTATGCGGGCAATTTGTACATAGCCGACCGAAAAAACCACTTAATACGCAAAATTTCGGGCGAATCGGTCAGCACTTACGCTGGCAATGGCTCGGCAGGCTTGAAAAACGGCTCGGCTCTCTCGGCCTCCTTCAATGAGCCTTCTGATATTACAGTAGATACCAAAGGGAATTTGTATGTAGCCGATTTGGGCAACCATTGCATCCGCAAAATCAGTACAGACGGCACAGTCAGCACCTTTGCGGGTTCGGGCAAACAAGGCACACGCGACGATGTGGCCGACTCGGCAACTTTTTCCATGCCTTTTAGTTTGGCTTTAGAAAAAACAGGCAATTTGATTGTGAGTGATTTCGGCTCGCACCTGATACGGAAAGTTTCGCCAGACGGTTTGGTTACGACCATTGCAGGGCAAGCCAATGTCGCAGGTTTTCAGAACGGCGCAGGCGGCGGCGCATTATTTTCGCACCCTTGCGGCCTGATTGTCAGCACCAAAACAGGGCTTATTTACATCGCCGACCGCGACAATAACGCCATTCGCAGACTCTACAGCGACGGAGCTGTAAACACGCTTTGCGGTTCGCCGAACCTTGACACGCTTTTGGACGGCAAATTGAGCGCAGCAGGTTTCTTAAACCCCATTGATTTGGCTTTCGATCAAAACGAACATATTTATGTAGTTGAAAATGGCGACTCTTCGGGCAAAGGCACGTATAGTTACCATGTTCGCAAAATTAACATGACCAAAAAACGTGTGGGACTCTATGCAGGCAAACGCAACACACGCGGCGCGGAAGATGGTGTAGGTGAAGAGGCCGCTTTCTGGGGCATACAAGGTATTACGTACGTTAAGACGGATAAAAGCTTTTATGTAACCGATGCTAACAATCAGTTAATCAGACAAATAAAACAACCGCGTTGGGATTATGATGTAGAGGCTCTCATCGATTCTATTTTTATTCCATCGGCCTTTACGCCCAACGGCGACAACGTAAACGATACTTGGGGCGTAGAAAGTCGCTTCATGGATTCGCTCACAATGGGCGTTGCCATTGACATTTACAATGAATGGGGACAAAAAGTGTTTTATACCCGCAGCAAAAACGAACGATGGAACGGTAAAACAGGTGATGCAGAAAATCCAACAGGGACGTATCGCTACATCATTAATGCTTGGTACGAAGACAAAGCCGCCACAGTAAAAGGCATCGTTAATCTAATTCGCTAA